The Desulfotignum phosphitoxidans DSM 13687 genomic sequence ATCGATTGCCTCCGTTGAACTTGAAAGATCCTTTACCAAGAATATCATGCAGGTGTAAAATTCCTTCCAGCCGGTTGTCGGAATCAACAATGGGCAGCACCGTGATTTCATATTTTTCCATCAGGTTCAACGCATCGTACAGATAGGCGTCCACACTTGAACAGCGGGGATTTCGGGTCATGACATCGCCGGCCGTCAACCGGTGATAATCCGTGATGCCCCGGGCAATGGCGTGGCGGATATCCCCATCCGTTATAATACCCTGTAATTGCCGGTACCGGTTGAGTACCAGCACAGCTCCCAGGCTGAACCGGTCCATGATCTCCAGAGCGGATGTCATGGTGTCATCCACAAACACACCGGGTGCCTGGTCTGCGGTGAGCATGATTTCACCTACCCGGCTGGCCAGGCGCTGCCCCAGAGCACCGCCGGGATGAGACCGCATAAAATCGGTTTTTTTAAATCTCTTTTTTTCAATCAAAACCACGGCCAGGGCATCTCCCATGGCCAGCTGGGCCGTGGTGGATGCCGTGGGTGTCATATTGAAAGGACATGCCTCTTTTTCCACCCCGGTATCAATGACCAGATCACAATAACGGGCCATGGTGGATGCCGGATTTCCGGTGAATCCGGCCATGCGGCATCCAATACGCCGGATCACCGGCAACAGCTGATTGAGCTCGCTGGTTTCCCCGCTGTTGGAAATGGCAATGAACACATCATGGGGGCTGACCATGCCCAGATCCCCATGCACGGCTTCCACGGGATGAAGAAACATGGCATTGGTACCGGTACTGCTTAAGGTAGCGGCAATTTTGCGGCCGATCAGCCCGGATTTTCCGATGCCGGAGATAATCACCCGTCCCGGTGTATCACAGATATCCTGAACAAGGGTTTCAAAGGCCTGATCCAGTTTTTCCGCCAGGGCTAAAATACCCCGGGCTTCAATTTTCAATACGTCTTTGGCTTTGGATAAAATCATCATTAAAATTTCATGGAGTTATGGTTATTCAATCCATCAATTTATACACCACTCCTC encodes the following:
- a CDS encoding KpsF/GutQ family sugar-phosphate isomerase, with the translated sequence MMILSKAKDVLKIEARGILALAEKLDQAFETLVQDICDTPGRVIISGIGKSGLIGRKIAATLSSTGTNAMFLHPVEAVHGDLGMVSPHDVFIAISNSGETSELNQLLPVIRRIGCRMAGFTGNPASTMARYCDLVIDTGVEKEACPFNMTPTASTTAQLAMGDALAVVLIEKKRFKKTDFMRSHPGGALGQRLASRVGEIMLTADQAPGVFVDDTMTSALEIMDRFSLGAVLVLNRYRQLQGIITDGDIRHAIARGITDYHRLTAGDVMTRNPRCSSVDAYLYDALNLMEKYEITVLPIVDSDNRLEGILHLHDILGKGSFKFNGGNR